In Zingiber officinale cultivar Zhangliang chromosome 1A, Zo_v1.1, whole genome shotgun sequence, a genomic segment contains:
- the LOC122007383 gene encoding uncharacterized protein LOC122007383 encodes MSYNFQAVSYEGTSNLSSSSSEDDDIFEAHRRLITQAIYRNNQVILKHLSEESDKGKHQGSIPGHIVINRNREAADCNLFNDYFAENPTYNAAMFRRRFRMGRNLFMRIFNEVSNHDNYFVRKRDGVGKLGLSGLQKMTSAFRILAYGVPADATDEYIKIGESTAIESVKRFCRAVVEVFGGQYLRSPNANDVARLLHIGEQRGFPGMLGIAPPARYVIQGKEYNMGYYLADGIYPKWSTLIQTIQDPRGTKNKLFAMKQEACRKDVERAFGVLQSRFAIVAGPSRFWQKNILHDIMTSCIIMHNMIIEDERDMNTSIVEQGEVSSAADVDTAIDDNTRFQEFLARHEGIKNKNAHFALRNALIEHLWEQFGNSDN; translated from the exons ATATGAAGGTACATCAAATTTATCATCCTCAAGCTCTGAAGATGATGATATATTTGAAGCACACAGAAGGCTTATCACTCAAGCGATCTACCGAAACAATCAGGTCATTTTGAAACATCTGAGTGAAGAAAGCGACAAAGGCAAACATCAAGGATCTATTCCTGGTCACATAGTGATCAATCGTAATAGAGAAGCTGCTGATTGTAATCTATTCAATGATTACTTTGCCGAAAATCCTACATATAATGCTGCAATGTTTCGAAGAAGATTCCGAATGGGAAGAAATTTATTTATGCGTATTTTTAACGAGGTTAGTAATCATGATAATTATTTTGTGCGGAAAAGAGACGGAGTTGGAAAACTTGGTTTGTCAGGTTTACAAAAAATGACATCTGCATTTCGAATATTGGCATATGGTGTACCGGCAGACGCTACTGATGAGTACATCAAAATAGGAGAATCAACTGCCATAGAAAGCGTGAAAAGATTTTGCCGTGCTGTTGTTGAAGTATTTGGAGGTCAGTACCTGCGATCACCCAATGCTAATGATGTTGCCAGACTTCTTCATATTGGTGAGCAACGTGGTTTTCCTGGAATGTTGG GTATTGCTCCCCCTGCTCGTTATGTCATTCAAGGAAAAGAGTACAACATGGGTTACTATTTAGCTGATGGTATATACCCAAAATGGTCTACACTTATTCAAACAATTCAAGATCCACGTGGTACAAAGAATAAGTTGTTTGCAATGAAACAAGAGGCATGTAGAAAAGATGTTGAGCGAGCATTTGGAGTGCTCCAATCACGCTTTGCAATTGTTGCAGGACCTTCACGTTTTTGgcagaaaaatattttacatgatATAATGACTTCATGCATTATTATGCATAATATGATCATTGAAGATGAGCGCGATATGAATACCTCAATTGTTGAGCAAGGTGAAGTCTCGTCGGCTGCAGATGTTGATACAGCAATAGATGACAATACCCGATTTCAAGAGTTTCTTGCTAGACATGaaggaatcaaaaataaaaatgctcacttTGCCCTTAGAAATGCATTAATTGAGCATTTGTGGGaacaatttggtaattctgataaTTAA